One Hippoglossus stenolepis isolate QCI-W04-F060 chromosome 22, HSTE1.2, whole genome shotgun sequence DNA segment encodes these proteins:
- the LOC118101317 gene encoding solute carrier organic anion transporter family member 1C1 isoform X1, producing the protein MEEAAEDIEKMTSQQALCVPDKTTSKRPRISTLKLFIVALSFAYFSKALTGTYMKSSITQIERRFDLSSTHIGLIDGSFEMGNLLFLAVVSHFGAKLHRPRLIAMGCLLMAVGAFLTGLTHFFMGSYKYDTVIKLFQNDSVNIAACVGPLEEPEILVELSLEDKKACVRESGSNMWIYVFLGNALRGIGETPVTPLGISYIDDFAKAENSPFYIACLQTITLLGPMFGFLLGSYCARLYVDIGYVDMDSVTIDPQDARWVGAWWMGFMVSSALLLVSSVPFWFLPRSLPEQEGDEGQPASSAPGGTDVALNNNNNNNHHNLKLTEIAKGFVPSLKRLLGTPAYFLLLCGSVLKFNSFIGLFTFKAKYMEQQFGQSASRANFLIGVLNLPVVAVGIFLGGLLMKRYKLSVVSGAQLSFATSFMAYLLLLLQFGTKCDNIPVAGLTISYNGTQSVSHDREMLFSECNRDCSCSAEEWDPVCSDSGITYISPCLAGCLGSSGYGKNTVFQNCSCLSASFPAGSSTSVKLGRCPHAKDCSRSFTSYMAVSVLSSFINSLGATPGYMVIIRCITPELKSLALGIQTLVTRTLGGIPAPMYFGALIDSTCLKWSIKKCGGRGACRIYDSNMYRVIFLGLITCLSGSSYIFIIAVIILLRRQFRKPEQETERQRSKGKEIELKTSSSPTEDQLTAPKSPIPRVLVRMASELEEGGDIQRTERLAKDGGQQQSRCLTEATVELSPPPANGAKLEPQSEEEEREQKDEVSTESNAQVDKESAEDKDETQHGKEADGPQD; encoded by the exons ATGGAAGAAGCCGCAGAGGACATAGAAAAGATGACCTCCCAGCAGGCTCTGTGTGTCCCAGACAAGACGACCAGCAAACGGCCCAGAATCTCCACTCTCAAG TTGTTTATTGTGGCGCTGTCCTTCGCCTATTTCTCCAAGGCCCTGACAGGGACCTACATGAAGAGCTCCATCACTCAGATCGAGAGACGCTTCGACCTCTCCAGCACGCACATCGGACTCATCGATGGCAGTTTCGAGATGG GCAACCTGCTGTTCCTCGCTGTGGTCAGCCATTTTGGTGCCAAGCTGCATCGGCCCAGACTCATTGCCATGGGCTGTTTGCTCATGGCAGTGGGGGCCTTTCTCACCGGCCTGACCCACTTCTTCATGGGAAG CTACAAGTATGACACAGTCATAAAGCTTTTCCAGAACGACAGCGTAAACATCGCTGCCTGTGTGGGTCCACTGGAAGAACCTGAAATTCTAGTAGAACTTTCTTTAGAGGACAAGAAAG CCTGTGTGAGGGAGTCGGGCTCCAACATGTGGATCTACGTGTTCCTGGGGAACGCTCTGCGGGGCATCGGAGAAACCCCGGTCACACCTCTGGGCATCTCCTACATCGATGACTTTGCTAAGGCTGAAAACTCTCCGTTCTACATAG CATGTCTCCAGACCATTACTCTCCTGGGCCCCATGTTCGGTTTCCTCCTGGGCTCCTACTGTGCCAGACTGTATGTTGACATTGGATATGTTGATATGG ACAGTGTGACCATCGATCCTCAAGACGCCCGCTGGGTCGGCGCCTGGTGGATGGGCTTCATGGtgtcctctgctctcctgctcGTCTCCAGCGTCCCCTTCTGGTTCCTGCCCCGCTCTCTGCCCGAgcaggagggagatgagggcCAGCCGGCCAGCTCAGCCCCGGGTGGGACAGATGTCgccctcaacaacaacaacaacaacaaccaccacaaccTCAAGTTGACCGAAATCGCCAAAG GGTTTGTTCCGTCGCTGAAGCGGCTGTTGGGAACTCCTGCTTACTTCTTGCTGCTTTGTGGCAGCGTCCTGAAGTTCAACTCCTTCATCGGCCTCTTCACCTTCAAAGCCAAATACATGGAGCAACAGTTCGGACAGTCTGCATCCAGAGCCAACTTCCTCatag GTGTGTTGAACCTGCCCGTGGTGGCGGTGGGGATCTTCCTGGGAGGGCTGCTGATGAAGCGCTACAAACTGAGCGTGGTGTCGGGGGCTCAGCTCTCCTTCGCCACCTCCTTCATGGCCtacctcctcctgctgctgcagttcgGCACCAAGTGTGACAACATTCCCGTGGCTGGGCTCACCATTTCATACAACGG GACGCAGAGTGTCTCACACGACAGAGAGATGCTCTTCTCAGAGTGTAACAGAGACTGCTCGTGCTCGGCAGAGGAGTGGGATCCTGTGTGCTCAGACAGCGGCATCACCTACATCTCTCCGTGTTTGGCTGGCTGCCTCGGCTCCAGTGGATACGGCAAAAACACA gtTTTTCAGAACTGCAGTTGCCTGTCCGCCTCCTTCCCGGCAGGCAGCAGTACGTCGGTGAAGCTGGGTCGGTGTCCCCATGCCAAGGACTGCAGCCGCAGCTTCACCTCCTACATGGCCGTGTCTGTGCTCAGCTCCTTCATCAACTCTCTGGGAGCAACACCCGGCTACATGGTCATCATACG atgCATCACACCAGAGCTCAAATCACTTGCTCTGGGTATTCAAACCTTGGTAACCAGGACTCTTG GTGGAATTCCTGCACCGATGTATTTTGGGGCCCTGATTGATTCTACGTGCCTGAAGTGGTCGATCAAGAAGTGCGGGGGCAGAGGAGCCTGTCGCATTTATGACTCTAACATGTACAG GGTAATCTTTCTGGGTCTGATCACTTGTCTCAGTGGTTCCTCATACATATTCATCATCGCCGTCATCATCCTCCTCAGAAGACAGTTTCGAAAGCcagagcaggaaacagagagacagcGATCGAAAGGTAAGGAAATCGAACTTAAGACCTCATCGAGCCCCACTGAGGATCAGCTCACCGCTCCCAAAAGTCCCATCCCAAGAGTTTTGGTGAGGATGGCGTCAGAGCTGGAAGAGGGAGGGGACATTCAAAGAACAGAGCGGCTCGCCAAAGATGGCGGACAGCAACAGTCCCGCTGCCTGACAGAGGCCACAGTTGagctctcccctcctcctgctAATGGAGCAAAGTTAGAGCCTCAgtccgaggaggaggagagagagcagaaagaTGAGGTCTCCACGGAGTCAAATGCACAAGTGGATAAAGAGAGCGCAGAGGACAAGGACGAGACACAACATGGCAAAGAAGCTGATGGACCACAAGACTAA
- the LOC118101787 gene encoding islet amyloid polypeptide, with amino-acid sequence MYHLRVPVLVLMLLVLLRCVTTAPSHRYFSPSSSSEQESALPYGEGWLAPGLMSNPFLDLMGARPRRGLTAMNSHRIEKRKCNTATCVTQRLADFLVRSSNTIGTVYAPTNVGSGTYGKRDLLQPPSYLPL; translated from the exons ATGTATCACCTGAGGGTGCCTGTGCTCGTCCTCATGCTGCTTGTGCTGCTGCGCTGTGTCACCACTGCCCCAAGCCACAG GTACTTCAGTCCCAGCTCATCCAGCGAGCAGGAAAGTGCTCTCCCATACGGTGAAGGCTGGTTAGCACCGGGGCTAATGTCTAACCCATTCCTCGACCTCATGGGTGCGAGGCCACGAAGGGGGCTCACAGCTATGAACAG CCACCGCATAGAGAAGAGGAAGTGCAACACAGCCACCTGCGTTACCCAGAGGCTAGCAGACTTCTTGGTGCGCTCCAGTAACACGATCGGTACAGTCTACGCCCCGACCAACGTGGGATCTGGGACCTACGGCAAGAGGGACCTACTGCAGCCGCCCAGCTATCTGCCTCTCTAG
- the LOC118101317 gene encoding solute carrier organic anion transporter family member 1C1 isoform X2 codes for MKSSITQIERRFDLSSTHIGLIDGSFEMGNLLFLAVVSHFGAKLHRPRLIAMGCLLMAVGAFLTGLTHFFMGSYKYDTVIKLFQNDSVNIAACVGPLEEPEILVELSLEDKKACVRESGSNMWIYVFLGNALRGIGETPVTPLGISYIDDFAKAENSPFYIACLQTITLLGPMFGFLLGSYCARLYVDIGYVDMDSVTIDPQDARWVGAWWMGFMVSSALLLVSSVPFWFLPRSLPEQEGDEGQPASSAPGGTDVALNNNNNNNHHNLKLTEIAKGFVPSLKRLLGTPAYFLLLCGSVLKFNSFIGLFTFKAKYMEQQFGQSASRANFLIGVLNLPVVAVGIFLGGLLMKRYKLSVVSGAQLSFATSFMAYLLLLLQFGTKCDNIPVAGLTISYNGTQSVSHDREMLFSECNRDCSCSAEEWDPVCSDSGITYISPCLAGCLGSSGYGKNTVFQNCSCLSASFPAGSSTSVKLGRCPHAKDCSRSFTSYMAVSVLSSFINSLGATPGYMVIIRCITPELKSLALGIQTLVTRTLGGIPAPMYFGALIDSTCLKWSIKKCGGRGACRIYDSNMYRVIFLGLITCLSGSSYIFIIAVIILLRRQFRKPEQETERQRSKGKEIELKTSSSPTEDQLTAPKSPIPRVLVRMASELEEGGDIQRTERLAKDGGQQQSRCLTEATVELSPPPANGAKLEPQSEEEEREQKDEVSTESNAQVDKESAEDKDETQHGKEADGPQD; via the exons ATGAAGAGCTCCATCACTCAGATCGAGAGACGCTTCGACCTCTCCAGCACGCACATCGGACTCATCGATGGCAGTTTCGAGATGG GCAACCTGCTGTTCCTCGCTGTGGTCAGCCATTTTGGTGCCAAGCTGCATCGGCCCAGACTCATTGCCATGGGCTGTTTGCTCATGGCAGTGGGGGCCTTTCTCACCGGCCTGACCCACTTCTTCATGGGAAG CTACAAGTATGACACAGTCATAAAGCTTTTCCAGAACGACAGCGTAAACATCGCTGCCTGTGTGGGTCCACTGGAAGAACCTGAAATTCTAGTAGAACTTTCTTTAGAGGACAAGAAAG CCTGTGTGAGGGAGTCGGGCTCCAACATGTGGATCTACGTGTTCCTGGGGAACGCTCTGCGGGGCATCGGAGAAACCCCGGTCACACCTCTGGGCATCTCCTACATCGATGACTTTGCTAAGGCTGAAAACTCTCCGTTCTACATAG CATGTCTCCAGACCATTACTCTCCTGGGCCCCATGTTCGGTTTCCTCCTGGGCTCCTACTGTGCCAGACTGTATGTTGACATTGGATATGTTGATATGG ACAGTGTGACCATCGATCCTCAAGACGCCCGCTGGGTCGGCGCCTGGTGGATGGGCTTCATGGtgtcctctgctctcctgctcGTCTCCAGCGTCCCCTTCTGGTTCCTGCCCCGCTCTCTGCCCGAgcaggagggagatgagggcCAGCCGGCCAGCTCAGCCCCGGGTGGGACAGATGTCgccctcaacaacaacaacaacaacaaccaccacaaccTCAAGTTGACCGAAATCGCCAAAG GGTTTGTTCCGTCGCTGAAGCGGCTGTTGGGAACTCCTGCTTACTTCTTGCTGCTTTGTGGCAGCGTCCTGAAGTTCAACTCCTTCATCGGCCTCTTCACCTTCAAAGCCAAATACATGGAGCAACAGTTCGGACAGTCTGCATCCAGAGCCAACTTCCTCatag GTGTGTTGAACCTGCCCGTGGTGGCGGTGGGGATCTTCCTGGGAGGGCTGCTGATGAAGCGCTACAAACTGAGCGTGGTGTCGGGGGCTCAGCTCTCCTTCGCCACCTCCTTCATGGCCtacctcctcctgctgctgcagttcgGCACCAAGTGTGACAACATTCCCGTGGCTGGGCTCACCATTTCATACAACGG GACGCAGAGTGTCTCACACGACAGAGAGATGCTCTTCTCAGAGTGTAACAGAGACTGCTCGTGCTCGGCAGAGGAGTGGGATCCTGTGTGCTCAGACAGCGGCATCACCTACATCTCTCCGTGTTTGGCTGGCTGCCTCGGCTCCAGTGGATACGGCAAAAACACA gtTTTTCAGAACTGCAGTTGCCTGTCCGCCTCCTTCCCGGCAGGCAGCAGTACGTCGGTGAAGCTGGGTCGGTGTCCCCATGCCAAGGACTGCAGCCGCAGCTTCACCTCCTACATGGCCGTGTCTGTGCTCAGCTCCTTCATCAACTCTCTGGGAGCAACACCCGGCTACATGGTCATCATACG atgCATCACACCAGAGCTCAAATCACTTGCTCTGGGTATTCAAACCTTGGTAACCAGGACTCTTG GTGGAATTCCTGCACCGATGTATTTTGGGGCCCTGATTGATTCTACGTGCCTGAAGTGGTCGATCAAGAAGTGCGGGGGCAGAGGAGCCTGTCGCATTTATGACTCTAACATGTACAG GGTAATCTTTCTGGGTCTGATCACTTGTCTCAGTGGTTCCTCATACATATTCATCATCGCCGTCATCATCCTCCTCAGAAGACAGTTTCGAAAGCcagagcaggaaacagagagacagcGATCGAAAGGTAAGGAAATCGAACTTAAGACCTCATCGAGCCCCACTGAGGATCAGCTCACCGCTCCCAAAAGTCCCATCCCAAGAGTTTTGGTGAGGATGGCGTCAGAGCTGGAAGAGGGAGGGGACATTCAAAGAACAGAGCGGCTCGCCAAAGATGGCGGACAGCAACAGTCCCGCTGCCTGACAGAGGCCACAGTTGagctctcccctcctcctgctAATGGAGCAAAGTTAGAGCCTCAgtccgaggaggaggagagagagcagaaagaTGAGGTCTCCACGGAGTCAAATGCACAAGTGGATAAAGAGAGCGCAGAGGACAAGGACGAGACACAACATGGCAAAGAAGCTGATGGACCACAAGACTAA
- the LOC118101278 gene encoding solute carrier organic anion transporter family member 1C1-like: MSVESKKTREACCSKLKLFLASLASVYFAKAFCGAYMKSSITQIERRFDIPSSLIGVIDGSFEMGNLLVIAIVSYFGAKLHRPRLIGIGCLIMAAGSFLIAMPHFFQGLYKYETSVTHSKDINSTENILPCLSNHSMTDADETLDLGPKAACEKAAGSSMWIYIFLGNMLRGIGETPIMPLGVSYLDDFSREENTPFYLACIHTVGILGPMFGYMLGSFLAKIYVDIGSVDLDSITINHKDSRWVGAWWLGFIVTGTVLLLSSIPFWFLPKSLPKQGQEESQSKSTELATVAEQENFLAEENQEHDEKEKPVTFHEMAKDFIPSLRRLFRNSIFTLMILTHLVAVNGFIGLITFKPKYLEQIYGQSASRAIFLIGILNLPAVALGIITGGFVLKRFKLGIIGAARVSITTTVVSFSMLSMQVFMHCGQADVAGLTVSYQGAPQVSHNHQALLSQCNVGCSCSMKHWDPVCAYNGMTYASPCLAGCQTSTGIGRDMMFHNCSCVEDMRTSAANMSAVLGQCPRNSDCDGMFKIYMALSVIGSFISACGATPGFIVLLRSIQPDLKSLALGMQTLIVRTLGGIPPPIYFGALIDRTCLKWGTKQCGGRGACRIYDANAFRVTYMGLINGFYFLSNVLWVGLYLQIVKRQKKLALRNQAKENGLEANGQVNGHANISIAKDKEDADKESTI; encoded by the exons ATGAGTGTAGAGTCCAAAAAAACACGTGAGGCCTGCTGCTCCAAGCTCAAG ctcttcctggcCTCGCTGGCATCTGTGTATTTTGCCAAAGCCTTTTGTGGAGCCTACATGAAGAGCTCCATCACTCAGATCGAGAGACGCTTCGACATCCCCAGCTCCCTCATCGGGGTTATCGATGGCAGCTTTGAAATGG GCAACCTGTTGGTCATAGCCATTGTGAGCTACTTCGGTGCGAAGCTCCATCGTCCGCGGCTGATCGGTATCGGATGTCTGATCATGGCTGCTGGATCTTTCCTCATCGCCATGCCCCACTTCTTCCAGGGATT GTATAAATACGAGACAAGTGTGACTCACAGCAAAGACATTAACAGCACCGAGAACATCCTGCCCTGTCTGTCCAACCACAGCATGACTGACGCAGATGAGACGCTTGATTTGGGGCCTAAAGCAG CTTGTGAGAAGGCAGCTGGCTCGTCCATGTGGATCTACATTTTCCTGGGAAACATGCTGCGGGGGATTGGAGAGACTCCCATCATGCCTCTGGGTGTGTCCTACCTGGATGATTTCTCCAGAGAGGAGAACACTCCTTTCTATTTGG CTTGTATCCACACAGTGGGAATCTTAGGACCTATGTTTGGGTACATGCTTGGCTCCTTCCTTGCCAAGATCTATGTAGACATTGGATCTGTGGATTTAG ACAGCATCACCATTAACCACAAGGACTCCCGCTGGGTGGGGGCCTGGTGGCTGGGCTTCATAGTGACCGGCACcgtgctgctgctctccagtATCCCATTCTGGTTCCTGCCCAAGTCTCTGCCCAAGCAGGGCCAGGAGGAGAGTCAGAGTAAGAGCACAGAGCTGGCCACAGTGGCAGAGCAGGAGAACTTCCTGGCAGAGGAAAACCAGGAGCATGACGAGAAAGAGAAGCCGGTCACGTTCCACGAGATGGCTAAAG ATTTCATTCCGTCTCTGAGACGACTCTTCAGGAACAGCATCTTCACACTGATGATCCTCACGCACCTCGTGGCCGTCAACGGCTTCATCGGCCTCATCACCTTCAAGCCGAAGTACTTGGAGCAAATCTACGGCCAATCCGCCTCCAGGGCCATTTTCCTCATAG GTATCCTGAACCTGCCGGCCGTAGCCTTGGGCATTATCACCGGAGGGTTTGTGCTGAAACGCTTCAAGCTGGGCATCATCGGAGCAGCCAGGGTGTCCATTACTACCACAGTGGTGTCCTTCAGTATGCTTTCCATGCAGGTCTTCATGCACTGTGGACAAGCAGACGTGGCTGGTCTCACCGTCTCATATCAGGG GGCTCCTCAGGTGTCACACAACCATCAGGCTTTGCTGTCGCAGTGCAATGTGGGCTGCTCCTGCTCGATGAAGCACTGGGACCCGGTGTGTGCCTACAACGGCATGACGTATGCCTCGCCATGCCTGGCCGGCTGCCAGACCTCCACTGGCATTGGCAGGGACATG ATGTTTCATAACTGTAGCTGCGTCGAAGACATGAGGACATCAGCTGCGAACATGTCTGCAGTGCTGGGCCAGTGCCCCAGGAACAGTGACTGTGACGGCATGTTTAAAATCTACATGGCTCTGTCTGTGATTGGATCCTTCATCTCTGCATGTGGGGCAACGCCAGGATTTATAGTGCTGCTCAG ATCCATACAGCCAGACCTGAAGTCCTTGGCGTTGGGAATGCAGACACTGATCGTAAGAACTCTGG GTGGGATCCCTCCTCCTATTTATTTCGGAGCACTCATCGACCGAACCTGTTTGAAGTGGGGTACCAAGCAGTGTGGAGGTCGAGGAGCATGTCGGATCTATGATGCTAACGCTTTTAG GGTGACATACATGGGCTTGATAAATGGATTCTACTTCCTGTCCAACGTGCTGTGGGTGGGTCTCTACCTCCAAATTGTCAAGCGACAGAAGAAGTTAGCGTTGAGGAATCAGGCTAAAGAAAACGGACTAGAGGCGAACGGACAGGTCAACGGACACGCCAACATCAGCATCGCCAAAGACAAAGAGGACGCAGACAAGGAGAGCACCATTTAA